The Candidatus Defluviibacterium haderslevense DNA window AATTTTTGTGGCACCAAATTCCTTTCCGCATTTAGGCGATTGAGTATTTAGGTTTAGATCAACTATTAACGAACTATCTTTTTTAACTTCAACTAATGATGAAGTCCTGCATCCATTTAGAGTATCTGTAACTAATATTGAATAAATTCCTGAATTTGAAGTTGTCCATAAAGATTGATTAGATACCATCTGACCACCTAAATTATTCCAACTTATAATTTGATTGGGTTTAATACCAATTACTTGAATTGTTGCTAACGAATGTTTACAATCTATGCTATCTGCTGTTGCAATAAACCGAGGCCGGATTGTATCAATGGCAACCGTTATAAATCCCTTGGTAATACATCCATTGAGCGCTTGAATGGATAATTCATATAAACCTGGAATTGTAGTTGTTTCAACTGCTTTATTGCTTTTAAATTGATTGGGTCCATTCCATAAATAACTTAGATTATTTGTCGAAGCCTTAATTTTAAGATCAGCTACTGGAAAATTACAATTAATGGTATCATTGAAGACTTCAAGTCTTGGAGCCAAAGTATCCATTCCAACATTTACACTAATCTGCTCTTTGCAGTGATTTAATCCAGTAGTAGTTAATTGATAAGTTCCGGGAAGTGAAGTTGTTAATTGAGCCTGATTATCATTTGTTCCGTTTGGTAATATCCATAAAAATTTAATTCCAGTATTACTTTTAGCTTGAAGTGTTATTATTTTCTTATTGCAAGTGATGGTATCTGTGTTAACCATTAAATTAGGCTTGATCGTATCCTGGACAATAAATACTCTTGATGTTTGCGTACAAAAATTGATTCCTGTCACAATAATATCGTAGAATCCTCCCAGTGAGATGGAAGCATCTTTATTTGTGGAAGTAAAATTATTAGGACCCGACCATAATTGATTAAGTATTGCATCATTGGTTGTATAACCCAAAATAATATTCGTTTTCAGACAATCCAAAGTATCAGGTATAAGATTAATTTTTGGTGTAAGCGTATCCTGAATAATGGTTACCGTTTGCTCTGAATAACATTTTTGAGGGGTTTGAATTCTTATTGTATATGTTCCTCCTGTATTAATCGTAATTCGATCCTGACTCGAAGTAAACCCATTCGGGCCTACCCATGAATACGATAAGGAATCAAAAGAAGATTGTGGTGTGAGTGTGATTTGTTTTTTAAGACAATTCAAAGTATCATTATTCAGCATTAAATCAGGTTTTCGAATATCCTGACTTATTGTTATCATGAATGAATCACTACATCCATTTGTATTTCTTGCATACAAAATATATTCACCAGCTGTTTTTATAAATGGATTGAGTACAGGTAATACATTCCCATTCGGACCTTTCCAGTATAAAGTTCCGTTATGATTAGAAATGGTAGCTTTTAATTGTATTGAATCTACGGCACAACTTAAAATGTCATTTTGGGAAGTTAAAACTGGTTTCTGAATATCTTGGATAATATTAACAGAGACATCTGAAATGCAATGATTTGGTTTTTCTACTTGTAGTGTGTATAATCCTGGAACATTGATTTGAGGATTTTTTAAAATGGAATTAAAATTACCAGGTCCTGACCATTTGAAATTTAACCGAGTGGTGTCTCCAAGTGGATATAAAATAACATTGGTTTTAGTGCAGGTTAATGTGTCTGAAGAAACGTTCAATTGCGCTTTAACGGTATCAACCAGTACTTTGACTTGAATGCTATCCGCACACCCGTTAGATGACCTTGCAACTAATGTGTAGGTCCCACCATCAGATGTGAGTAACTGTTTAGTTTGAAATATATTTCCACTTGGATTTTTCCATATAATATTTGCAGAAGAGTCTGACGTAAAACTTAACAAAGTAATTTGATTTTTCAGGCAATTTATAGTATCGTCATGAGATGTTATAATTGGTTTTTTAATATCTTGAAAGATTTCAATATTTTGTTTTGTAATACATCCATTTGTTCCTTCCAATTCAATTTGATAAGTACCAGCTTGTGTTATTTTGTAATGTTGAGAATCCAATTTAATAATAGCACCGGGTCCACTTAATCGAATCAGGTCTGTGTTGTTTTTCTGATTTAAGAACAATGTAGCTGTGTCTTTGAGACAATTCATGGTATCCACACTATAGCTATATTGCGGAGGTGTTTTGTCTAATTTAATTTGAAATGAATCTGTGCGAATACAACCCGATGGAGTTGTAGTAATCAAGTAATACGTTCCACTATCAGCCACGATCCAATCATCGCCTGTATTTGTTTTACCTTTCGGTCCTAGCCATTTGAAATTTGAATTTTTAATTGATGAATTTGCTTTAAGGATACTCGTATCTGATTTGCAATTGATATTCTGGTAATCAATTGTAACTTTTGGATTTTCTGAACGCTCCAAAACCTTTACGGAATCAATACCCTTACAGTTGTATTCATCGACAACGGTAATGATGTAAGTTCCCGCTTCTGTTACCACAGGATTTTGATCTTCGGATGAAAAACCCGTAGGTCCAGACCAAAAATAACGAACTTCGAAATTATTTGATTTGGCTTTGATTGTAGCAAAATCCTTTCCACATCCCAAGGTATCTGTAGTACTTGCAGTAACTTTTGGCGGTGTAATATTACCTAAAACTTCGACAGTTACCGATTCACAGCAATTTGGTAATGGTGCACATACAGTCAATGTATACATACCAGGTCCTTCAATTTTTGCTTGATTGGTTTTTCCTCCTGATACTATTTTTCCGGGATTTGAGGTCCATTGATAAGTCCATCCGGGACCAGATGATGACGCAGAACCATCAAGGGTAATGACTGGTCGATCACAGTTAACAATCTCTGGAATATCTATACTCGCAACAATATCAATTACATCTACTTCAACTGTATCACGTACTTC harbors:
- a CDS encoding gliding motility-associated C-terminal domain-containing protein, producing MNVKSNLLGLLFMAIISMPSLMAQCNFKVDAGPDILVCRKGDMDFFKGKITGNPFEYYWEPPTNLSNPKILNPKVTVFGPETYILVARGNDNTELINNGDFSAGNVGFYTDYMVGNMSCYGAGYLDCEGTYDVITNPQFGHTGFAPCGDHTSGSGNMMVLNGAANLQNVWCQTINVMPDMDYTLSAWITAVVSAAPPILQFSMNGDPIGNVFNASGAVCNWQNFTTTFNVGANTSIEICIVNLNTATGGNDFAVDDISLKKICEVRDTVEVDVIDIVASIDIPEIVNCDRPVITLDGSASSSGPGWTYQWTSNPGKIVSGGKTNQAKIEGPGMYTLTVCAPLPNCCESVTVEVLGNITPPKVTASTTDTLGCGKDFATIKAKSNNFEVRYFWSGPTGFSSEDQNPVVTEAGTYIITVVDEYNCKGIDSVKVLERSENPKVTIDYQNINCKSDTSILKANSSIKNSNFKWLGPKGKTNTGDDWIVADSGTYYLITTTPSGCIRTDSFQIKLDKTPPQYSYSVDTMNCLKDTATLFLNQKNNTDLIRLSGPGAIIKLDSQHYKITQAGTYQIELEGTNGCITKQNIEIFQDIKKPIITSHDDTINCLKNQITLLSFTSDSSANIIWKNPSGNIFQTKQLLTSDGGTYTLVARSSNGCADSIQVKVLVDTVKAQLNVSSDTLTCTKTNVILYPLGDTTRLNFKWSGPGNFNSILKNPQINVPGLYTLQVEKPNHCISDVSVNIIQDIQKPVLTSQNDILSCAVDSIQLKATISNHNGTLYWKGPNGNVLPVLNPFIKTAGEYILYARNTNGCSDSFMITISQDIRKPDLMLNNDTLNCLKKQITLTPQSSFDSLSYSWVGPNGFTSSQDRITINTGGTYTIRIQTPQKCYSEQTVTIIQDTLTPKINLIPDTLDCLKTNIILGYTTNDAILNQLWSGPNNFTSTNKDASISLGGFYDIIVTGINFCTQTSRVFIVQDTIKPNLMVNTDTITCNKKIITLQAKSNTGIKFLWILPNGTNDNQAQLTTSLPGTYQLTTTGLNHCKEQISVNVGMDTLAPRLEVFNDTINCNFPVADLKIKASTNNLSYLWNGPNQFKSNKAVETTTIPGLYELSIQALNGCITKGFITVAIDTIRPRFIATADSIDCKHSLATIQVIGIKPNQIISWNNLGGQMVSNQSLWTTSNSGIYSILVTDTLNGCRTSSLVEVKKDSSLIVDLNLNTQSPKCGKEFGATKIINIIGGHGSFNYSLDNGKTFTKKSSFDQLLPGNYSLLVRDTVGCEFTKSFDIIQLPFVITDLSPELTLELGETQQVQLNVNLAPNMIRTITWSPTLGLSCTDCTNPIISTFEDTEYSVTVIDTNGCESTSRIRVKVKSPEAWLPNVFSPNGDLINDYFYVHTSSKDNILIKKFQIYDRWGDQVFESTNSSPNIPNQGWNGYSRQKGCNPGVFVYWVELEFLNGKKYILKGDVTLCK